One stretch of Arachis duranensis cultivar V14167 chromosome 1, aradu.V14167.gnm2.J7QH, whole genome shotgun sequence DNA includes these proteins:
- the LOC107494817 gene encoding uncharacterized protein LOC107494817, translated as MSANRRSPGQSSLSLEPAFDPTTLLESMNAMATAMHDSIAATNRAVERMERQQGNDNGNSHGNGNGLGNSVPEGDRLMTLASFLKVNPHNFSGTINPTRADDWFHAMERAMQVQHVPRGQQVEFATYMLKGDAQRWWQEVSQLLGQGGVDITWADFRTEFYKKYFPPSPRTANGLELL; from the coding sequence ATGTCTGCAAACAGGCGCAGCCCCGGTCAATCGAGTTTGAGTCTCGAGCCGGCATTTGACCCGACCACCTTGTTAGAATCTATGAACGCGATGGCTACAGCTATGCACGATTCCATTGCAGCAACTAATAGAGCGGTGGAAAGAATGGAACGACAGCAGGGGAACGATAATGGGAATAGTCATGGAAATGGAAATGGATTGGGAAACAGCGTACCCGAAGGGGATAGGCTAATGACTTTGGCATCTTTCCTTAAAGTTAATCCGCACAATTTCTCTGGAACCATCAACCCGACCAGGGCAGATGATTGGTTTCATGCCATGGAACGGGCTATGCAGGTGCAACATGTCCCTAGAGGACAACAAGTGGAGTTCGCCACTTACATGCTGAAGGGGGATGCACAACGTTGGTGGCAGGAAGTGAGCCAGTTGTTGGGACAAGGAGGCGTTGATATCACTTGGGCTGACTTTCGCACTGAGTTTTACAAGAAGTATTTTCCTCCATCCCCCCGCACTGCCAACGGGTTGGAATTGCTGTAG